Part of the Candidatus Polarisedimenticolia bacterium genome, TGCCGGATTCGATCATCGATCGCAAGGACAAGAAGGGCCTCATCGTCCCCATCCAGCTCTGGCTCGAGAAAGAGCTCCGGAGTTGGGCCGCAGCCCAGGTTACTTCCCTGAAGAAGCGCCCTTTCTACCGGAAAATCCCGCATCAGGGCTCGACGCGCGGAGAATTCGATCGGCGCCTCTATACCCTGCTCTCCCTGGAGCTGTGGCACCGGCACGTCGTTTCCGTCCCCCGCCGCAAGAGGATGGCGGCCGGCGACCGCCTGCGCTTCCGCGAAAGGACGGCGAAACGCGTCCCCGCGCCGGCCGAGGGCGCGCGGCCGCGGCGGATTCTGGTCGCGGCGAGCTCCCAGGCCCTAAGGGGGTGACCTCCGCCCCGGACCGCCCTCGCGGTCGGCCGATCCTTCCGTTCGCCCTCCTCGTGCTTCTCTGCGCCTGGCTCTCTCTGCTTCATGCCGGCACGATTCCTTTCATGGGAAAGGACGAGCCCAAGAATGCGGAGGCCTTGCGCGAGATGATGGAGCGCGGCGACTGGGTGACTCCGACCCTGGCCGGAGAGCCCTGGTTCGACAAGCCCATCCTCTATTACTGGGTCTCGCTGATCTTCTTCCATGCGATCGGCCCGGGAGAACTCGCCGCCCGCCTTGCCCCGGCGCTCTTCGGCGCCGCCGGCGTCCTCCTGACCTACGCATTCGGGACGAGCCTGTTCGACTCGAGGACGGCCTGGCGCAGCGCC contains:
- a CDS encoding asparagine synthase-related protein, which produces RDAFGRHTHLVDQIGRADIEISLPSLITMNDRAAAAWGLENRTPFLDHRIVELAFQLPPELKIRDMEQKVILRKVARGLVPDSIIDRKDKKGLIVPIQLWLEKELRSWAAAQVTSLKKRPFYRKIPHQGSTRGEFDRRLYTLLSLELWHRHVVSVPRRKRMAAGDRLRFRERTAKRVPAPAEGARPRRILVAASSQALRG